The sequence CCGCACCGCGCGGATCGCCTCCCGGTCGGAGAGGCCGCGGCTGCCCACCACCCGCAGGTCCCCCGAGCCGTCGTCCAGCTGGATCTTCACCACTCCGCCGCCGCGCACCACGTGCACGTGTGGCGGCGGATGGTCTTTCGTGTAGATCCGCACCGCGTACCCATCCTCC is a genomic window of Longimicrobium sp. containing:
- a CDS encoding DUF4160 domain-containing protein; translated protein: MMPTVHEEDGYAVRIYTKDHPPPHVHVVRGGGVVKIQLDDGSGDLRVVGSRGLSDREAIRAVRIVHAHRKRLLDEWRRVHGEAREAGAV